One genomic window of Arachis hypogaea cultivar Tifrunner chromosome 8, arahy.Tifrunner.gnm2.J5K5, whole genome shotgun sequence includes the following:
- the LOC112708135 gene encoding HVA22-like protein e — MAGNKLWTLLTHLHSLAGPVLTLVYPLYASVVAIESPSKVDDQQWLAYWIIYSFLTLAEIVLESLLEWVIIWYDVKLLFVAWLVLPQFMGAAFLYERFVREHIRRYVTGRGQAHNQPSLIQAQPKIHKQQTKKSPTGSKPRKKFVDFIIPKKGDNQEAY; from the exons atggcGGGCAATAAGTTGTGGACTTTGCTCACACACCTTCATTCCCTTGCTGG GCCGGTTTTGACGCTAGTGTACCCTTT GTATGCATCGGTGGTAGCCATAGAATCTCCATCAAAGGTAGATGATCAACAGTGGCTTGCTTATTGGATCATCTATTCGTTTCTCACACTTGCGGAAATTGTTCTTGAATCTCTTTTAGAATG GGTTATAATTTGGTATGACGTGAAGTTATTATTTGTGGCATGGTTGGTATTGCCACAATTCATGGGTGCTGCTTTCTTGTATGAGAGGTTCGTCAGAGAGCACATACGGAGATATGTTACTGGAAGGGGCCAGGCCCACAACCAGCCCAGTTTGATCCAGGCCCAGCCTAAGATTCACAAGCAACAAACCAAGAAATCTCCCACTGGGTCCAAGCCCAGGAAGAAGTTTGTTGACTTCATCATACCCAAGAAA GGTGATAATCAAGAGGCATATTGA